cccaaagagtatgtaatcacTATGTTCTACGAGtaccagtaccgttgccaacgcaagcacgttgcatgacgtcattcagccaggttctcagatgtttccgacgggttgtatgTCTGCTACGTTTTCACGATCCGTCCATTTAGCCTAGTTTAACATTTGGCATAGTTAGCTTATATCGCAAGGACGGACATAGacgacttttatcccggaaaatctgtTACCACGGGTTTCTTGAAAAACTTATAAAACatatatccacgcggataaagtcgcgggcatcatcaaactcaaaaaactcaaactcaaattatttattcagtcaCCTAGTTGTTTATATTGTGTACTAAAGAGTAATTAAGTTTTTACTATAAAAATCCCCACTTTTCAGATCTCTTCACTCAGAATCCACCAAGAAAGAGAAAATCCGACGAAGAGGGGGGAGAAGCAAGGGGCTTTAAAAAGATGAGATTAGACAAAAAGCTCAAAAAGAAATACCAGAACAAAGACGCGAGCAGACCACAAAATGACAAAAGACCGAAAAGGAACTTCCAGAACCAAAAAGATGGCGGAAAAAACTTCCAAAATCGAGATGACAGGAAACGAAATTACCAAAATAAAGGTGACAGACGAAACAGTTTTCAGAATAAAGATGACAAAAGAAAGAATTTCAGAGGTCAAGATGACAAAAAGTTTAATAGAAATAATCAATCGGGAAAAACAAGGAAAGTGTTTGGGGGTAAATTTAACAAAATGGGGAAAATGGGCAAAAGCAGGCAGGGGAAAACGGGGAAAGGAAAGGGGAAATCTAAAAAATGATGTTAATTAGAAATTcagtttgtaataaaaaattcactttatgtaataaaaatttaaaatggcttttgtttttttagtagatagaataatatttGTAGGTAAATAGAAGTAAAAAAAGTTGTATCAAAAATCACTTTAATTATTCAAGATTCTTACAATCTATGGCTTTGTAAAAATGAGGTTTTATCACAAATAATCTCCAGCTTCATTTCCATCgaaacaaaaataagatttttaacattatttgacagtaattaattataatttgtacctacacaaagttcactataacttgtccctTGCCGTCttgaagtcccgcaaattgctaatgcgcgtagccaccattttagtgacgtcagcactagactgaagtttcgagctaatggtatattttaatttcggctgacgtcaaaatgccgtcatttcgatgttaatgagacatggttccagcgcaatagctatttgcgggacttatacatcaATACTAAATCAACTAACTCAAAAAATGATCGCAAACCGTGCGCGTTGGGTCCGTGGAAAGTTTTTGACGGACATTTTGTCTACGCATCGGTGATTTTGTCCTCTACGGACAAAAGCCTTTAATCTGTGTAGGCCCTTAatgattatatttttagataaggAAGACCATATCGTCGGCCATCATGACCTGGTTGTCGTTGGTCATGCGCTGCAGCGCCGCGTGGATCTCGTCGCCGTCGAAGGGCTCGTGGCAGAACTTGTCGTTGAGTTGTGCCGTGATGCGGTCCAGCGGCAGGTTGCTGACGCGCTCCGATCGGAACATTTGCTGCAGCGTGTCTTTGAACTGCGCCAGACtggaaaaaaggatttttaattttttagtaattttaaaaaggaaaaaatatgCAGAATGTTTGTTACAAAAAATGTAAGAAAATTAGTTGGGCAATGAAATGGTTTACACAGTACCCAGTAGGAAATTTTGCAAATCGAActtaaaggctcccccacacaggcgcgttattatcggtcgataatatcacatgcgttattatcggtcgataatatcgcatgcgttattgcgatatctgttttcagtacattttgtattaggatggtcatgtagttacacactggtgcgataataacgccgcaatggaagtaggacgtattatcgcagcagtgtgtaactacatgaccatcctaatacaaaatgtactgaaaacagatatcgcaataacgcatgcgatattatcgaccgataataacgcggctgtgtgggggagccttaagAGTCTTGAGAAAGAGTCAATTATAGTTTGAAGCATGAAAATGATTTCAGGAAAATCATAAGAAAAACTGTTCTTATTTTTCTAATGTTTAAAAACTAGTGAGATAGTAAAGATCAAATTATTCGTCTAACGAAAAcggaaagctagcagataggacacacttttgcatttatctatatatacaaaaaggaaaaggtgactgactgactgactaatctatcaacgcacagcgcaaactattggacggatcgggctgaaattcggcatgcagatagctactgtgacgtaggcatcggctaagaaaggatatttgaaaatgcaacccctaagggggtgaaatagcggtttgaaatttgtgtagtccacgcggacgaagtctcgagcataggcttgtaattagtatggataatgttcTCACCGGGCAGGGTCTATAGGCTTCTGGGAGGACCTGGTGGTCCGCTGCGAGGGCTCCGGCTGCGAGGAGTGCGCCACCCGCAGGATGGGCTCGATCTCCTCGTCCGACGAGAACGTGTAGGGATCCTGCGTCGCGCTGCCTTCCTGAATACAGGCACAGAATACTTATGAAGCCAGAACCAAGCATAAAACGTGAGAAAGAATCGCCAGAACACTTGTTTTATTCGCTCCGGGTTTCctggccgaaagtgatgaacatcggcctttagaatgacatttcaggtttgtagagcgttgtctctgtcactcatacccatatgacgttttgtcggcttctaagaccgagacagtgctctacaaatctgcttctAAAGATTGATGTTCATCAATTTAGGCCGCGTACTGCACCATATATAGGTGTTGTTTCTCCCATTTTTTTTTGATTCAAaagaatattcccctttccactccaactaagcgtcaagcttgtgctatgagcaggtacgacaatagcgcaacgggcgaggtttgaaccgtcgacctttcggttttcagtccactcctttacccgttgagctattgaggctagtAAATTAATagtcacgacagacagacagacaaccaagtgatcgtataagggttccttttgaggtacggaaccctaaaacgcaACTCACCGTCCGCCTGGTTTTCTTGGGTCTCGGCTGGGCAGGTTCAGCGTCAGAGCCGTTGGCCTCGTCGCCCGACGACGCGCGCCGCTTGCGACTCTTCTCCTTTGTCAACACCTGGAAAAATATCCTGTGTATTATACACCAAAAAAAAAGGAGTCAGTGTGGACTGCCGACGGAAGTGAAAAAGAACAACTTAGATTTTTCGTAGTTTTATGAAATACCCAAGtggttttttttaaccgacttccaaaaaggaggtggttctcaattcagccgcgtctttaatgtatgtacaccgattttttcgaggtttctggaccgatttgcaaatatttttttaatcaacagaggatgtttccgtggtggtcccataaaaaattctggatccaactcttcaatcctgatgctgcagggttactgtcCGCCTAAGTAAggttcaggaagtgttcatagtgaattaatgttgtaggtaccaagcaaacgactttatgcttggactccaagtcccaactcttcaaacCTTATGATGTAGGGGTACaccactcctaaactatagtgattcaggaactgcggatggtgcaattttattaaatttcctacttaattggccccgattctccagtctctctctaaactaaatttagagtatctgcatccttttctttttactaatgctaaaaaaggaacggaacatgactttcacatttaaagactctaaattgtagtgcacaatagaaatttaaacagtaggttcgccactgcgcgctaaaatcacgggttttaccatctaaaaattaaatttagaactgtcaaactgtgtctgtccttttcatattacattagtaagaagagcatgcgaatactctaaaattaggttgtgctcagaatcagtgccattgTAGCATCTAAAAGTATGGGTAGAGACCCCGAGTTTTGCAAGATATACATTGCGGGTGTGaagaatactaaatcactaaaacaaaCTACAAGGTAaggtaaatggttattggtattggattgtgttgagGTAGGATAAATAAGCTAAGTTTTTGGTAGCGTTCTAATAACACTCTGTATTAAGGCTCAAGTCGCATTGACGCAGCAAGCTTACCTTCTTGAAGTAAGCGTAGTGAACCAACTCGATGGCCACGAGTGCGTCATCTTGCGTCACTTTGAAGTCGAGGCGGCATTTAGCGTGCGCGCTCGACAGGCGGATGAGCGTCTCTAATGTACGCGCTGTCACTGGCTGCGTCTGGAACCATAGGAATTGTATTTGGTCACAAATGGcaacgagcgaagcgagcctCAAATCGTCCCCACTATACATTGTGTTCTTTTTTATTGGGGCAGCACAGGGAAATCCAAAACCACAGGAGATCAGGGAAACTTTCTTTGTACTGTACATACCATAGAGATATAAAGAGTTGCCCTAATGTCCTATACAAAATAGCGGATCGGAAACTAGCTCAAGCTTATCGAAATTTTCATAAGTGTGTAAGAGACAACACTACATTTCGACATAACTATAAAAACAGGGTTTCTGCACAATCCGCCATTTGCTGTGCCAGCGTAAGtacttgtttttcttgtaaataaataacctaatctTTTGTTATGATAGCTGATTAGCTGATACTATGAACAAGCGCCGCCATTTTCTGTGCTAAAAATACAAGGTAAaaccataaatattttttgtctatTAGTATAAATACTCTAAGGTACATACCCTGGCCACGTCACTGTCCATCATATCCTGGTTCCTGAGGCGGGCGTACTCGTCCGCGATGGTATCACAGGCTTCTTGCGTCAGCTTGGGCTTCATCATGCGCGCTACGTTGATGTATTTCCTCATGAACTTTGAGGAAAGGATCTGGTCCTTTTTGCTGCGGCTTTTGCCGTGCAGGAGGGGATCGTACTTTTCGTACATTGTTTCTTTCGTGTCCTGAAAGGGTATCAAAGGGTTAAAAGTTGAACATTCATACTAATAAATGCGAACATATTAtgtctatctgcctgtctgtaTTTTACCTTTTCACGATTCAATTCTAGACGGATTTCAGCACAGACCGGTTACTTGTAACCCAAAAAGTTTGGGTTTTCCggataaaagtagccaatgtttGTTTCTGGGATgagttcccaaaggattttaAAATGAATCAGTTGTTATTGAAAGGCTATTTTAGAAAGTCTGTGTTTTCTCTTACCTCTACTTCATTGTTGTCAGGGTTTTCCGTAGACAACATCTCAACTGAAGAGCCCATCGGGAGAACATCTCCGTCTTGCTCTTTCGGATTCctgaaaaaattattattcaactcaaaaaaccggtcaagtgcgagtcggactcgcacacgaagggttccgcattAACGGATAAGAATTCTCAAAACTCTCCAGCGCGATTGAGCTTTTAGCTAGTGTGTTGAGTGGAAGTTATCTATATCTGTGCATCCGGAGTACGTGCTCTGCTATGAGGTTGTCATGATCCGCGTCTGCGATGTCCAGCATCACAAACAGCAGATCGAAACGAGAGTGTAACGAGTCTTGAAAGCCGATGTTTTCCGTCAGGGTTCGTACTGGTCGTAACCTCTCTAGCGTGATTTAGTATTATGCAACGCCATCTAGTGTGTTGAGTGAAAGTTATCTATATTTGTGCATCCGGAGTACGTGCTCTGCTATGAAGTTGTCATGATCCGCGTCTGCGATGTCCAGCATTACAAACAGCAGATCGAAACGAGAAAGTAACGAGTCTTGAAGGCCGATGTTTTCCATCGCGTTTTGTACCGGTCGTAAACTCTCTAGCGTGATTGAGTATAACGCAACGCCATCTAGTGTGTTGAGTGGAAGTTACCTATATCTGTGCATCCGGAGTACGTGCTCTGCTATGAGGTTGTCATGATCCGCGTCTGCGATGTCCAGCATCACAAATAGCAGATCGAAACGAGAGAGTAATGAGTCTTGAAGCCCGATGTTTTCCATCGGAGTTTTGTACTGGTCATACTGTGGATAGAAACAAGCATCATGATATTTCCCGTAAATGTAGATagtattatcatcatgatcaaaccattaccagcccactactgagccggatgtcctctcaaagtgagaaaagtttaggccatagtctgcaaCGCTGGCCCAatacagattggcagacttcacacaccttgagaaCATGGGGAACTCTCAAGCATCATATATCATTGCTTACTACCATAGCTCCATTTTATGTGAtagctttttgacgctaagacaatggcatcagtcgtgggacaggaCACTATTGGCTCTGCTTGGCTGGATTACGGTGACGgctccagcgatgaagatcagcaagaactgtcgggagacgatccgCAGCTGCCCTCCCCCCCTCtcctcagccaccctcacaacgggctatGCGGCAGCGGTAGTCTCAAttgcgacgcgtgcgcgaactgactccctttgaaaaaggagcccggatgggttcgaaactagtcgggctagcgtcgactaaaacACGTgcgtaaagccgggtgtgagatatgtagaGTGACTGTATAACTTACTCGGCCGTACACAGGGTTGGCGGCGGCCAGCACTGCGCAGCGCGCGTTGAGCGACGCGTGCACGCCTGCCTTGGCGATGGTGACGCGCCCCTGCTCCATCACCTCGTGTATGGCGGTGCGGTCGATGTCCGACATCTTGTCGAACTCGTCTATGCACACTACTCCTCGGTCGGCCAGCACCATCGCGCCTGCCTCTAACCTGCACAAGGCATTTGAAAAGATTTCAAAAACCCGCCTGCGGTTACCTATGTACTGTACAGTATGAGTCGaacgtaaatgcgcccctgaCGACGCAttttgcgcacgacgttgcgcagaacACTCATTTTGGGTGTGTGGGAGGTCAGGgaggtagcggggagggtaacagcgcacgtctcgcTCCTACATTCCCGCCAGTTCCTTGATGCGTCTCTCTCGCTATATATCGCTTGCTTAAGCTGAGGTGGAACCTACCGCCGCCCGTTAAGTGATTTAGTTCTCGAGCGTACCAAGCGTAAGATCGCAAAGCTAACTTtacgcagacgcatttaagtttccgaatccgtgaaaatacggatataaaaaatatctacgacatatgtcataagctactatACAAAACGAAACGTATTAACTCGGATCGGATgcgtgcgtaaccgccgttagggggtaaaataggggtttgaaagtgagGTCCACGCGGCATAACTAGTGTTCATACAAGCTGACCTGCGGTCGCCAGTCTCCGGGTCAGTGGTGACAGCGGCCGTCAGCCCCACTCCCGAAGAGCCTCTGCCAGTGGTGGTGATGGCTCGGGGCGCAGTCATCAGCACGTAGCGCAGCAGCTGCGACTTGGCCACTGACGGGTCGCCGATGAGGAGAATGTTGATGTCACTGTAGAACGAATAGTGACATGTAACCTTTACTTACAATTGAATTCTAAACGcgcgtacagtacgcgaccaaaagtgatggacatcgatctttagaaggagatagatcTTTAGATGGATAGACACAAGATGGCCTTCTTGATATAATCGTGGCCATGTATAGACGGCGCCAGTGACTTTCTGAGTAGCTCAAATATGTCCAAAGTGAACTGACACTAAAAATCACTAAAAACAAGACTTACCCTCTAAGTCTCGTGCCATTAGGCAATATCTTCTCCATGCCGCCCAGCAGTAGACACAAAATGGCCTTCTTGATATAATCGTGGCCGTGTATAGACGGCGCCAGTGACTTGCTCAGTAGCTCAAACATGTCCAAAGTGGTCCGCTTGGCCAGGTTCTTGCATAGCTTGATGTCTTCCACTGTGAGGTTCAGGTTCATATCCTTGTTGATTTGTGTCACGTTGTTCGCTATGAGGATTGTTCTGGAAGATACGAATATGTGTTAAGCTTACAgaaatatcatcatgatcaatccatcgccggctcactacagaggacggatctcctctcagagtgagaagggtttcggccatagtctaccacgctggccatgtgcggattggcagacttcacacacctttgagaacattatggagaactctcaggcatgcaggtttcctcacgatgttttctttcaccgttaaagcaagtgatatttaattacttaaacttcAGAGTTATCTCTGAAAAGTTAatggtgcccgggatcgaatccgcGACATTTGATTAGAAGGtggaagtcctaaccactaggctagcacagAAATATATGTTGTGTCAgttgttaagactcactataaATGGAGTCCACACTCAGcaagcgatggagagagctatgcttggataTATATAgtgtctctatgtgatcaaatcagaaatgagatctgtaggagaaccagagcaaccgacatagctcaaagggttgatactatgggccttataaggctcaaagtcactcagcaagcgatgaagagagctatgctggagtctctatgtgatcaaatcagaaatgaggagatctgtaggagaaccagctgggcgattgtctaaaacctgcatcaatcattattacaatctcaatt
The DNA window shown above is from Maniola hyperantus chromosome 10, iAphHyp1.2, whole genome shotgun sequence and carries:
- the Mcm3 gene encoding DNA replication licensing factor Mcm3, which codes for MEDGDFDQRLRELQREYLEFLDDEEDQGIYMQKVKSMIGEESRRLIVNINDLRRKNPERAKNLLETAFEEQIAFQKALKEYVSSIDPTYAKQQEEFFVAFSGSFGTKHVTPRSLTSRYLGNLICVEGIVTRVSLVRPKVVRSVHYCPATKKVMERKYTDLTSFEAFPTSAIYPTKDDDGNPLETEYGLSRYKDHQTLTIQEMPERAPAGQLPRSVDVVCDDDLVDLCKPGDRVQVVGNYRCLPNKQGSFTAGTFRTILIANNVTQINKDMNLNLTVEDIKLCKNLAKRTTLDMFELLSKSLAPSIHGHDYIKKAILCLLLGGMEKILPNGTRLRGDINILLIGDPSVAKSQLLRYVLMTAPRAITTTGRGSSGVGLTAAVTTDPETGDRRLEAGAMVLADRGVVCIDEFDKMSDIDRTAIHEVMEQGRVTIAKAGVHASLNARCAVLAAANPVYGRYDQYKTPMENIGLQDSLLSRFDLLFVMLDIADADHDNLIAEHVLRMHRYRNPKEQDGDVLPMGSSVEMLSTENPDNNEVEDTKETMYEKYDPLLHGKSRSKKDQILSSKFMRKYINVARMMKPKLTQEACDTIADEYARLRNQDMMDSDVARTQPVTARTLETLIRLSSAHAKCRLDFKVTQDDALVAIELVHYAYFKKVLTKEKSRKRRASSGDEANGSDAEPAQPRPKKTRRTEGSATQDPYTFSSDEEIEPILRVAHSSQPEPSQRTTRSSQKPIDPARLAQFKDTLQQMFRSERVSNLPLDRITAQLNDKFCHEPFDGDEIHAALQRMTNDNQVMMADDMVFLI